Proteins from a genomic interval of Rickettsia sp. Oklahoma-10:
- a CDS encoding amino acid ABC transporter permease — MFEYLIKFYPKILFIVEGTLVTLKYSIIAVIFGLMIGTLLAICKVNKHCALRFFANFYTSIFRGTPLLIQLSIIYFASPYIVGIKFSVFTAGAISFSLNSGAYVSEVIRAGINAVDKGQFEAAEALAIPKFLIMKDIILPQAVRNIFPSLVNELVNLIKESAIISMLGEIDLMRRAQIVSIETYNYFFPMIIAACCYYILVMLISFIAKIIEKKVIVN, encoded by the coding sequence ATGTTTGAGTATTTAATAAAATTCTATCCAAAAATCCTTTTTATTGTAGAGGGGACGCTAGTTACTTTAAAATATAGCATTATAGCCGTTATATTTGGTTTGATGATAGGGACGTTACTTGCTATTTGTAAGGTAAATAAACATTGTGCTTTAAGATTTTTTGCAAATTTTTATACTTCTATTTTTAGAGGGACGCCTCTATTAATTCAGCTAAGTATTATTTATTTTGCATCGCCTTATATAGTAGGTATTAAATTTAGTGTGTTTACGGCAGGGGCTATTTCCTTTTCTCTTAATTCGGGTGCATATGTTTCGGAAGTAATTAGAGCAGGAATTAATGCAGTTGATAAAGGTCAGTTTGAAGCGGCTGAAGCTCTTGCTATTCCAAAATTTTTAATCATGAAAGATATAATCTTACCGCAAGCAGTTAGAAATATTTTTCCATCATTAGTAAATGAACTTGTGAATTTAATTAAAGAATCAGCCATTATTTCTATGCTTGGAGAAATAGATTTAATGCGTAGAGCACAAATTGTATCAATTGAAACATATAATTATTTTTTTCCAATGATTATTGCTGCATGCTGTTATTATATTTTAGTCATGTTAATCAGCTTTATAGCAAAAATAATTGAGAAAAAAGTGATTGTTAATTAA
- the rpsL gene encoding 30S ribosomal protein S12, giving the protein MPTYNQLVRFGRKSKARKTKSPALESNPFKSGVCLVVKTVTPKKPNSALRKIATVRLSNKRTVNAYIPGEKHSVKEHDRVLVRGGQVPDLPGVKYHIVLGAYDIAGVKGRKQGRSRYGAPRKQVAVTKK; this is encoded by the coding sequence ATGCCGACATATAATCAATTAGTACGTTTTGGGAGAAAGTCAAAAGCTCGTAAGACCAAATCTCCTGCCTTAGAATCTAATCCTTTTAAAAGCGGTGTTTGCTTAGTAGTAAAAACTGTTACCCCTAAAAAGCCTAACTCTGCACTTCGTAAGATTGCGACGGTGCGTTTAAGTAATAAAAGAACCGTAAATGCATATATTCCAGGTGAAAAGCATAGTGTAAAGGAGCATGATAGGGTGTTAGTAAGAGGTGGTCAAGTTCCTGATCTTCCAGGGGTAAAATATCATATTGTACTTGGTGCTTATGATATTGCTGGAGTTAAAGGACGTAAACAAGGTCGTTCACGTTATGGTGCTCCTCGTAAACAAGTTGCAGTTACAAAAAAATAA